From the Nitrospira sp. genome, the window CAAGCAATGGAGCGCCGGCTGCCCGCCAAGTTCCTGAATGACGTTGTGCTCGGACTTTGTGACGATAAACCGTTCTCCGATCGGGCGACACCCTTGAGAAATGACGCTGTGGACGGCGATGGGCCCGGACAACGCGACCCCGACCAATCCATCGGTATAGACCTCCTCATTGAGAAATAGCCGATTCTCTCCCAGATCCTGCCCGCCGCCTGCCAGTCCTCCCAATGCGCGAGTTCCCGGATAGTGTTCCTCGATGACGGAGAGCACGTCCTGCATCGGAGTGGAGAAGGGATCGGCAAACAGGAGCATCGCGGGTGGAGCGTCGCCCTCCGCATCCATGTCGGGCCAGTGACGCAACGAGAATTGGTCGTGGACGCTGGAGAAGGAGAGTCTCAATGGCTGGGCGATGACGCCGGGCAAATGGGCGGCCCAAAGCGTGGCCGCCGGTCCTGTTTCGATCTCCTGCCCCGTCGCGATGATTCCTTCACCAGTGCATCCGACCAAGGTGCCCGGATCTAGGATGGCGCGAAGGGCTTGGACAAGCGTCTCGGCCTGCTCGGCATGCTGGATCGAAACAAACAGGAGCGCGACGTCGATGCGCGCGCTTCCCAGCTGTTCACGGATGGCCAGGATCAATTCATCGGCGGCCGCTTGTACGGTAGTCTGGCGCGTCAGGGCTGAGGCAAACCGGAGTGTCGATGAGGGTGTGGTAATCACGAGGCCGTCTTGGTTTCGGGGGCGGGCGTCTTAGCTCAGAGTCGTCACACACCCGGGTTCATGCGTTCCGGTCGTTCCGTCGCGAGCTTTTTATAGTAACGCCACATGTACGAATGATAATCGTCGAGTTGTGCAAGCAAGTAATGGAGCTCCGTCGGGTCTTGCGTTTCGAGGGCGTGGGTCATTCGCGTTTTGAGAAACTCTGCAAACCGTCCGCTCTTCTCGATCGCGTTCAGCAGCGAGAGGCTGCCTCCCAAAGCATAGTCAGCCATAGCCCTCCGGTTGACGGATGAGTCAGGAGAATAGCCGCGGACCTGATGAAAAGCAAGGTGCCGGGGCGCGCCGGGATCTTCTTACCGGCCGCGTGGCGCTTCGGAAGACAGGAGCGCGCGCAGGCGCGGGAGCGAAATCGCCTCGGCGCGGAATCCATCACGCCCCGTAACGGTGGTGGCGCCGGTCAGCGCATTGAGCACCGCTTCTTCCGTGGCCTCTACGGTGGCCGTGATGAGGGGATTCACGTGTGTGTCGGCCAGATGCGTCAGTGAAAAGGTCGATTCGGTCGGGTAATGAGGAATGACGTTGCCGGTGGAGAACGCCAGCATGAAATCGCCGCTGCCGTGGCGCGCTGTCGAACCGGTTCGGGCGAGGCCGAGCGCCGCACGCTTTCCGAGGCGTGTCAGTTGCCGGCTGTCGAGCGGTGCGTCGGTGGCGAGAATGATGATGATCGAACCCTCCGCATTCCCGCTCGACCCATCGCGAACGGCGTGTAGTCTGAGTGCCTGTTCACCTTGCGCGGGTCCGGACTGTGGTCCCATCGCGTCATACTGACGCCCGACCGGGATACCGCCCATCGTCAATTCAGGACGCCGGCCGTGATTGGCGTTGACCAACACCCCGATGGTATAGCCACCGTCGGCCGCAGCGAGGCGACGGGAGGCGGTGCCGATGCCACCCTTGAATCCGTAGGAGATCATGCCGGTTCCGGCTCCGACACTCCCCTCGGCGACGGGTCCTGAGGTCGCGTTATCGAGGGCCTGCATGACATCGGCTTCGGAGACGTGGCGTCCCTGAATATCGTTCAATCGCCCGTCGTCACATTCCGCCACGACCGGCGTGAGCGTGTCGTCGGTAATGCCGATGCCCGGGTAGCGACGGAGCATCCAACTGATGATGCCGTTGGCGACTCGGGGTACGTTCAAGGTGTTGGTGAGGGCAATGGGATATTCCAAAAATCCCGACTCTGCTACCCATGCCAGGCCGGTCATTTCCCCGGTCCCGTTCAGGACGAAAGCCCCGGCTGGAACTTTTTTGTGCCAGACATCCTCTCGGGGGACGATGACGGTGACACCGGTGCGAACCGGCCCCTCCCCTGGTTTCAAGGCCCCTTCCCCGTGCATCAGCGTGACCTGCCCAACTGTCACTCCAGGCACATCGGTAATGGCATTCAGCGGACCTGGTTCGAGTTGTCCGAGGTGCAGGCCGAGGGCGCGCGCGCGTACCCGATTGTGATCGACGGCGTCGGCGGGGGTGTCTGCGCCCCAGGCCGGTGAGGCGAACAGGGTCGTGAGAAGCAGCGCCCAGGCAGTCAGCGAAACAGTAGGGGCGTTGGTATGGGTCATAGCGGGAGAGCTCCTCCGTATGTCACAGCCGATGAGCGGCTGCGCTAGATATCGTAACTGCTCTCTTTGGCAGGCACCACTACCGAGAGGCCGGGATGTTCCGCTTGAATGGCCGCCCCGAGCGAGAGCGCCTGCTTTTCCTCCCCATGGACGACAAACACCTGCTGGGGTGCCGGCGTCATGGCCCGCACATAGGCCAGCAGGTCGTTTCGATCTGCATGAGCCGAGAGCCCGTTGAAGACCACGACCTGTGCGCGGCGCGGCGTCGGAATGCCGAAGATCGGGACCACATCCCATTGCTCGACCAACCTACGTCCCAACGTGTGCTCCGCCTGGAACCCCACGATGGCGATGATGTTGGCCTCATCCTGAATGGCATGTTTCAAATGGTGCACGACGCGTCCTCCTTCGCACATACCCGAGGACGCGATGATCACACAGGGACCTTTCATGCTGTTCAAACGTTTGCTTTCGTCCGGTGACGACACGTACCGGATATAACGGGCGGCGAATGGATCGCCCTCCGAGGTGAAGGTGCGATACGTTTCTTCGTCGTAACATTCGGGGTGTTTCCGGAAGACATCCGTCACTTTCGACGCCAGCGGTGAGTCAATGTAAATAGGCAGGGGGTCGATTCGACCCTCGGCCACCAACTGCTTGATCCGCATCACGAGTTCCTGCGTCCGTCCCAGGGCAAACGCGGGCACGATGATTTTGCTGTTATGCGCTTTGGCGTGGGCCACCAGCTGTTGCGCCTTTTTCGTGAGCGCCTCGCCGACTTCTTCGTGCAATCGATCGCCGTAGGTGGATTCAATGATCAATACATCGCAACTTGGCGGCGGCGCGGGATCTCGCAAAATCGGCATGTGCGGGCGTCCCAAATCTCCAGAGAAGAGCACCGTGGTGCTGTTGCCACGAGCGGTGTACTTGAGGCGAATGGCGGCGGAACCGAGAATGTGTCCCACATCATGAAAGGACGCGGTGACACGGGGTGTGACCTTGACCGTGTCGCCGTACCGTGCACCCACAAAGCGGCGGATGATGGCGCGTGCATCGGCCGATTCATAGAACGGTTGTAGGCATTGCCTGCCACGCCGCTGTTCTTTTCGATTCAGATAGGCGCAATCGTTCTCTTGCAGGCGCGCCGAGTCTTCGAGCATCACGGCCGTCAGATCGGCGGTCGCGCGGGTCATGTGGACATTCCCGCGAAATTGGTGCTTGCCCAGCACGGGCAGTGCGCCGGAGTGATCGATATGGGCGTGCGACAGCAGGACGGCGTTGATCGAACGCGGGTCGAATCCCAGGAACCGGTTTTGTCGATCCGCCTCCTGTCGCCGTCCCTGGAAGAGCCCGCAATCCAACAGAATCTTACTGCCCGGCATTTCCAGCAGATGGCGGCTGCCGGTCACGGATCGCGCCGCCCCGTGAAAAGACAGTTTCATCGTGTGAAGGGTCCTCCGTGGGTGTGCTGGATCAGGTCCCAGGCCTGCTGGGCGGACTCCGCGAAGTGAAAGAGCGACAGATCGTCCGGGCCAATCAAGCCTTCTTCGACCAGCATGGTCCAGTTGATGAGACGTTCCCAATACGCGCGGCCCATCAGGACGACGGTGATGTTGCGGGTTTTCCCGGTTTGCAGCAGCGTGAGTGTTTCGAAGAGTTCGTCGAGCGTCCCGAATCCGCCGGGAAAAACGACAAGGGCCCGGGCGCGCAGCAGGAAATGCATCTTGCGGAGGGCGAAGTATCGAAACTGAAAACAGAGGTCCGGCGTGATGTAGGGATTCGGTTGTTGTTCATGCGGCAGGGTGATGTTCAACCCTATCGATTTCGCGCCTGCATCCATCGCGCCTCGATTGGCGGCTTCCATGATGCCGGGGCCTCCGCCGGTCACGATGACGTAGTCGCATTCTCCGTTAGTCTGGCAGGTGGAGGAGACGAGATGCCCGAATTCGCGCGCCATGTCGTAGTAGTGAGCGAGGGCGAGTCGCCGTTCGGCGACCGCGACGCGCTGTTGCTGTCGGCGATCCTGGGGTGAGGCCTGCAGTGCCGCAGCGGCGTCTTCGAGGGCCTGTTGCGCGCGCGCCGGTTCGAGCAGGCGTGAACTGCCGAACACGACGATCGTTGAGCGAATGCCATGCTCGGTTTGAATCAATTCCGGCTTGAGCAACTCCAGTCCGAGACGCAGCGGCCGCAGCTCATCGCGCTGCAAAAAATCAGTGTCTCGATCAGCCGGAATGTAGGAGGAGGACGTGGCGGGGGAGTACTGGCTCAGTGACTCGTCGGAAGACCCTGCACCCATAGCGCGGCATTATAGCGAGATAGCCGACAGGCAGCAATTCGCTTGTCCGGTGAAGTCAGTTCAGAGGTGTGTCAGAACGGGTATGGAGTAAACGGCGGTTCCGGGCGATGCCGGACAAAGGCGTGGTGTGTGACAATCCAGTTGTGGTCGCAGATGAGTTCGAAGGCGTCCGTCCCGAGCCCGGAGCGCGAGAAGATCAGGTCCGGGTCCACCGGGGACCAGGGTTTGGCCAACCACCCAAAATTGACCCGCGAATATTTGGCATTGAGGAATCGATACGTCACCACGGTGCCTGAATCGGCATCGGTGATGGAGTCAGGAGCGCCCAATGTCGCGACCACCTCGGCCAAGGTGGTGCGCCCCTCGGCTATGAAGGCGACCGACTCTGCCGTCAGCGGGGTGTTGATCGTGAGCCTGGCCACGTTACAGCCGGACAGGGTCAGCGCCAGCGTGGTCATGGCAAGCAGCCTCAGGCACGTCGTCGGGCGGATCATGACGTCAATCTCCGAAAGGCCAGAAGCGGAAGTCGAGCTTGTCTGTGCGTTTTGACGCAATGACTTCTTCCACGATGCCCTCACGATTGAGGATGACAAAGAGGTCGTCGCTTTTGACGGAGACCCGGGAAAAGTTCGCAATGATCAGGAGGAGGCTGCCGACCTTCGCATCGTACCGGTAATACTGGAACAGGTCGCGCCCATTGAGTTGGAGCAGGCGGTCGGGTGCGCCGAATTGCGCCAGAATCTCTGTCCTGGTTGTGACTCCCTTCTTGATCGCATTGATGGCATCGGTCTTGATCTCGTCACCGAGAGTCCCGCGGCTGAACGCGCATCCATTCAGCGTCAGCATCATCACGGTCAACAATAGGGCTGCTCGTCGCATGTCTGGTTCTCCTTCCGTCAGCGAACCCGGGACTTGTCAGGCTTTCTTCCCGGTGGCATGGGGGGGCAGGCAGGACAAAGTCGGATTCATAGATACGATAGGGCGAGGAGGAGAGGCCCACTCGTTCATAGACCTGTTTGGCCACGGCATTGTCTCCCTCCACGTACAGGCGCACACCGCACACATCGGCTCGCGAACGGGCCAGATCGACGATGGTGCGATGCATGCATCGATAGACCCCTTGCCGCCGCCAGCGCGGCGTCACGTATACGCTTTGGATCCACCAGAATTGGGCATTTCGCCAGTCGCTCCATTCGTACGTAATCAGCAGTTGCCCGACCAGCACTCTATCGGCCGAAGGCGCCTCGCGCAACTCCGCCACGTAAAACTGTCCGCGTTCAGGCCGGTCGAGCACGGCGTGTGTGCCCTGTCGTAGTCGCGGAATCTCGAGCCGGCGCTGTTCAGTCTCCCAGGCCATGGCGGCGCTGAAGGTGGTCAGGATGTCGAGGTCATCCACCGTTGCCGGCCGGACGCACAATGATTCGACGGGGATCATGAGGGTTTCTGTGCCGGTGAGGTGAGCCAGCCTTGCAATGGGCGATACAATCCTGCGGAGAATTCCAGCTTCAATGCCTCCTCCGGCAGGAGGTTCAAGGGTTGCAGTTGGGATTTGGGAATCATGGCCAAATACCCGGTAAAGGGGTGAATGGCCGTTGGTACGAACACCATCACGAGTTCGACCATCGGGGCGACCTGCAGTGCCGGCGGCGGCGATCCCATCACGAAGCCCAGTGCCCAGAGTCCGTCTCGGGGGAAGGGAAACGCGACGACAGTACTTTTCCCGAAGCGGGCCCGATAGTTCAACAGGTCCGTCATGCTTTTCAGCGTGAGGTAGATGCTGCGGATCAGCGGAATTCGTTCAAGAGTCGTCTCCGTCCAGTGGACGAATCGCTGCCCGATCATTTGTGTCGCGACGGCCCCCACAACTAGCACCATACCCAAAAGCAGCACGACCCCAAGTCCTGGGGCGTAGGGCTGGATTTGTCGTCCGATCAGATCGAGCAACAGAGAATCCAAGGTGTCGAACAGGGCTGCGAGGATCAGAAACGTGGCCCATGCCGGGACCAGGACGATGAGCCCCGTGAGAAAGATGCGGCCGAGGCGATGAGAAGAGGTCACGGTCAGTCCCGGTGTTGGTTTCGGAGTGCGGGTCGAAATTTCACGATACCAGATGGAAAGGAGTTTTGGTATCTTCTTGATCTACCATTTCATTTGGACTATCTTGCCCCTAACTATTTACCTCACCCCGTCGGGGAGATTGAGAGCGTGACCGTGAGTGATGCTTCGCGAAAACAGGTACATCTCGACAACGATCTTGTGGCCATTCTGTGCTGCCCTGATACGAAGCAGCCTGTGGAGCTGGCCGACGAGGGATTGATCGAGAGGATCAACGGCGCAATTGAACGGGGCCAATTGAAGAACGCTGCGCAGAAGCCCGTCACTGAAAAGTTGGACGGCGGGTTGATTCGCTCTGATAAGAAAATTCTCTATCCGGTACGGGAAGATATTCCCGTTATGCTGATTGATGAAGGGATCCCACTCGACCAGGTTGCCTAGATTCCTGCCTGCAGCCTTCTGTTTCCTCCATCCCAATAGTCTGTCTGGTTTGTGTCTGCGTCCCGAAGTGCGTGATCCGGCATGCGATGTCTGCGCACAAGCGTGAGGCATGCGGAAACCGGTCTACGGGCTCAGCAGTCCGCCTTCGGCCGTCGCACTTTCGGTTTTGGAGCCGGTCGATGTGCCGCAGTGCGCGCAAAGATACTCGTATAGATTTCCGGTTGGTAATACCAGGAGGAGGCGTTGTCGCGTAGGTGTGGCTTGTCGACAATGCGCGCAGTAGAGCAGAGAGGCGTTGAATGAGTCGTATTGATCTGGCTGGCGGGTATTCTGCGCTGCGGAGGTGGTCTTGGGCCGTATAGCCCGAGGTGGCCATCCCGGCGGTGGTGGGGTGTTCGAACGTCGCTGCATGCTGGCTATTGTACTGAGGGAGAAGGAATGGTGCAATGTCTGAAGACCAGGCTGGAATGCATTAGAGTCGGCCGGTCGGTTGATCCTCGCGAGTCTCCGGTTCGTCGGCATTTCGTCCCCGAAAGACCCACCAGAGGGAGCGCATCACCTGCACCACGACATACAGGGCAAGTCCAGAAAGCAGGCCGTACAGCCAGGCTTTGCTCCAGGGCCACATGTCCGGGGCGTGGAGCACGACGGCCAGCGCAATATGGCCTCCCAAGCCGAGACAAATGGCGAAGATAATCCACTCACGAGCCATAGTCGCCCTCGGAGGAGGCCATAACAGACAAGAAGCCTGGAGACAATCGACAGGCGGTTACACGGAGGTTTTTGCGGATTCGATCTCAGTTGCCGTGATCAGGCTGGACAAATAGTCCGCCACGAAGGTCAGAGCTTCCTCGCGTCCGTCAGCCCGCCGGCCTTTTTCGCGACGCTGCACAGAGAGTTCGTGATCCAAGTCGGACTTCACTTCCGTCAGCACGCGTTGCAACGTCGTCGGGGTGATGTTGGCGTCCATGTCCTCGAGTTCTTGGCAGCGGTCCAGCACCCAGTTCAACCCCTCAATCCGACCCGCATAATGTTCCTGTTCAGCGGTATCGATGCGAGACATGGTCGTCGCAAATGTCTGGGCTTCATAGACCAGATTATAAAAACTTGTAACAGCGCGTTGTAACGTGGGATTCATAATGCTCCTTGGCTCATTAAGAGGGTTCTCGTGATTATACCTGAGATTAGGGGTGCGACAAGGTATTTTTTTGTTGGCCGGCGAATTACGTAAACAGGAGGGAATGGAACTCGTTCATGAATCCGTAATACAGCGGAGCAAAGTCTTTCAAACTGTCCGGACTGTTCTCCTTGAGTCGCTTAAAGAAAAATACCTGGGCGCGGGGGTCGATTTGCTCCAGCAGGCGGCTGAGCTGAGCCATAGAATAACTGCCGGCTGGAACACTCAGTACGTAGTGCACCAACCGTTCGACGAATTGCTGTTCCACATATTCACTGATCAGGAGTCCCTCGGGAATCTTCCCTGAAGCGAGATACTCGTCGAATGGAATGGCTAGTGCTGCAAAGGGAGCCGACTG encodes:
- a CDS encoding FIST C-terminal domain-containing protein — its product is MITTPSSTLRFASALTRQTTVQAAADELILAIREQLGSARIDVALLFVSIQHAEQAETLVQALRAILDPGTLVGCTGEGIIATGQEIETGPAATLWAAHLPGVIAQPLRLSFSSVHDQFSLRHWPDMDAEGDAPPAMLLFADPFSTPMQDVLSVIEEHYPGTRALGGLAGGGQDLGENRLFLNEEVYTDGLVGVALSGPIAVHSVISQGCRPIGERFIVTKSEHNVIQELGGQPALHCLQTVFSQLTSDERAQAQRALHIGIAMDEQRARFTRGDFLIRNLLGADQETGAIVIGDVVQEGQTVQFQVRDAQSADEDLRVLLAASHPGGRALPLGALLFSCCGRGKGLFGLPNHDAGVLGEQLGAIPVAGFFAQGEVGPVGGRNFLHGYTASIAMFSEPERR
- a CDS encoding P1 family peptidase, with protein sequence MTHTNAPTVSLTAWALLLTTLFASPAWGADTPADAVDHNRVRARALGLHLGQLEPGPLNAITDVPGVTVGQVTLMHGEGALKPGEGPVRTGVTVIVPREDVWHKKVPAGAFVLNGTGEMTGLAWVAESGFLEYPIALTNTLNVPRVANGIISWMLRRYPGIGITDDTLTPVVAECDDGRLNDIQGRHVSEADVMQALDNATSGPVAEGSVGAGTGMISYGFKGGIGTASRRLAAADGGYTIGVLVNANHGRRPELTMGGIPVGRQYDAMGPQSGPAQGEQALRLHAVRDGSSGNAEGSIIIILATDAPLDSRQLTRLGKRAALGLARTGSTARHGSGDFMLAFSTGNVIPHYPTESTFSLTHLADTHVNPLITATVEATEEAVLNALTGATTVTGRDGFRAEAISLPRLRALLSSEAPRGR
- a CDS encoding MBL fold metallo-hydrolase is translated as MKLSFHGAARSVTGSRHLLEMPGSKILLDCGLFQGRRQEADRQNRFLGFDPRSINAVLLSHAHIDHSGALPVLGKHQFRGNVHMTRATADLTAVMLEDSARLQENDCAYLNRKEQRRGRQCLQPFYESADARAIIRRFVGARYGDTVKVTPRVTASFHDVGHILGSAAIRLKYTARGNSTTVLFSGDLGRPHMPILRDPAPPPSCDVLIIESTYGDRLHEEVGEALTKKAQQLVAHAKAHNSKIIVPAFALGRTQELVMRIKQLVAEGRIDPLPIYIDSPLASKVTDVFRKHPECYDEETYRTFTSEGDPFAARYIRYVSSPDESKRLNSMKGPCVIIASSGMCEGGRVVHHLKHAIQDEANIIAIVGFQAEHTLGRRLVEQWDVVPIFGIPTPRRAQVVVFNGLSAHADRNDLLAYVRAMTPAPQQVFVVHGEEKQALSLGAAIQAEHPGLSVVVPAKESSYDI
- a CDS encoding TIGR00730 family Rossman fold protein yields the protein MGAGSSDESLSQYSPATSSSYIPADRDTDFLQRDELRPLRLGLELLKPELIQTEHGIRSTIVVFGSSRLLEPARAQQALEDAAAALQASPQDRRQQQRVAVAERRLALAHYYDMAREFGHLVSSTCQTNGECDYVIVTGGGPGIMEAANRGAMDAGAKSIGLNITLPHEQQPNPYITPDLCFQFRYFALRKMHFLLRARALVVFPGGFGTLDELFETLTLLQTGKTRNITVVLMGRAYWERLINWTMLVEEGLIGPDDLSLFHFAESAQQAWDLIQHTHGGPFTR
- a CDS encoding GNAT family N-acetyltransferase, which gives rise to MIPVESLCVRPATVDDLDILTTFSAAMAWETEQRRLEIPRLRQGTHAVLDRPERGQFYVAELREAPSADRVLVGQLLITYEWSDWRNAQFWWIQSVYVTPRWRRQGVYRCMHRTIVDLARSRADVCGVRLYVEGDNAVAKQVYERVGLSSSPYRIYESDFVLPAPPCHREESLTSPGFADGRRTRHATSSPIVDRDDADAEWMRVQPRDSR
- a CDS encoding DUF502 domain-containing protein gives rise to the protein MTSSHRLGRIFLTGLIVLVPAWATFLILAALFDTLDSLLLDLIGRQIQPYAPGLGVVLLLGMVLVVGAVATQMIGQRFVHWTETTLERIPLIRSIYLTLKSMTDLLNYRARFGKSTVVAFPFPRDGLWALGFVMGSPPPALQVAPMVELVMVFVPTAIHPFTGYLAMIPKSQLQPLNLLPEEALKLEFSAGLYRPLQGWLTSPAQKPS